In a genomic window of Bemisia tabaci chromosome 1, PGI_BMITA_v3:
- the LOC109043200 gene encoding uncharacterized protein isoform X2 has protein sequence MMWERVKRMRFEATFLTFACLLGEIRTIEIHYPTIKPKIYETTSKVFLDVMQGDTSLGRIVIALYEKDTPITAGYFRALATTGINDTFLEGSFFHKIVKGFKVQGGEGMDINLLYDEEVEAYSYTVQEEEGKVPHAAAGVVSMASRGPHMKWTEFFITTIPTPWLDFHDVPFGKVESGMDVVKKIETANVTIEARPIIPIYIKKCGLVLNNET, from the exons ATGATGTGGGAGAGGGTTAAAAGGATGCGATTCGAAGCAACTTTTCTCACATTTGCGTGCCTGCTTGGAGAAATTCGC ACTATTGAAATTCATTATCCCACCATAAAACCTAAAATCTACGAGACAACAAGTAAAGTTTTTTTGGATGTAATGCAAGGAGACACATCCCTGGGCAGAATAGTCATAGCACTCTATGAAAAAGACACGCCGATCACTGCTGGTTACTTCCGAGCGCTAGCCACGACAGGAATTAATGACACTTTTTTGGAGGGAtcgtttttccataaaattgtcAAAGGTTTCAAAGTCCAAG gaggagaaggaatgGATATAAACCTACTTTACGACGAGGAAGTTGAAGCTTATTCATACACGGTCCAAGAAGAGGAGGGAAAAGTACCACACGCGGCAGCAGGCGTCGTCAGTATGGCCTCACGAG GACCACATATGAAATGGACCGAATTCTTTATTACAACGATCCCAACTCCATGGCTAGATTTTCATGACGTCCCTTTCGGGAAA gtagaGTCTGGAATGGATgttgtcaaaaaaattgaaacagccaATGTTACCATCGAGGCCCGGCCCATAATTCCCATTTATATTAAAAAGTGCGGATTGGTTTTAAATAATGAAACATGA
- the LOC109043200 gene encoding uncharacterized protein isoform X1, translated as MMWERVKRMRFEATFLTFACLLGEIRTIEIHYPTIKPKIYETTSKVFLDVMQGDTSLGRIVIALYEKDTPITAGYFRALATTGINDTFLEGSFFHKIVKGFKVQATNMNTCKSRFALSYHEGGEGMDINLLYDEEVEAYSYTVQEEEGKVPHAAAGVVSMASRGPHMKWTEFFITTIPTPWLDFHDVPFGKVESGMDVVKKIETANVTIEARPIIPIYIKKCGLVLNNET; from the exons ATGATGTGGGAGAGGGTTAAAAGGATGCGATTCGAAGCAACTTTTCTCACATTTGCGTGCCTGCTTGGAGAAATTCGC ACTATTGAAATTCATTATCCCACCATAAAACCTAAAATCTACGAGACAACAAGTAAAGTTTTTTTGGATGTAATGCAAGGAGACACATCCCTGGGCAGAATAGTCATAGCACTCTATGAAAAAGACACGCCGATCACTGCTGGTTACTTCCGAGCGCTAGCCACGACAGGAATTAATGACACTTTTTTGGAGGGAtcgtttttccataaaattgtcAAAGGTTTCAAAGTCCAAG CTACGAATATGAATACCTGTAAGTCTAGATTTGCTCTATCATATCatgaaggaggagaaggaatgGATATAAACCTACTTTACGACGAGGAAGTTGAAGCTTATTCATACACGGTCCAAGAAGAGGAGGGAAAAGTACCACACGCGGCAGCAGGCGTCGTCAGTATGGCCTCACGAG GACCACATATGAAATGGACCGAATTCTTTATTACAACGATCCCAACTCCATGGCTAGATTTTCATGACGTCCCTTTCGGGAAA gtagaGTCTGGAATGGATgttgtcaaaaaaattgaaacagccaATGTTACCATCGAGGCCCGGCCCATAATTCCCATTTATATTAAAAAGTGCGGATTGGTTTTAAATAATGAAACATGA